From the Lolium rigidum isolate FL_2022 chromosome 2, APGP_CSIRO_Lrig_0.1, whole genome shotgun sequence genome, one window contains:
- the LOC124687077 gene encoding aspartic proteinase oryzasin-1-like — protein MGTGHVTLQHLLILSAVLLLGTPVEGLVRIALKKLPVGQNLLVAGEDAQTFLAQHHGLVHNEEAQPLPKRDIVILKNYQNAQYYGEVGIGMPPQNFTVIFDTGSSNLWVPSSECYSSTAYHLHKSYKASRSSTYTKKGKRVSIHYKTGAIAGYISQDNVQVGGLVVKNQNFIEASLEPSITFMLGKFDGIVGLGFKEMSFWGAEPVWYNMVSQGLVGSPVFSFWFNRHAGQVKGGEIVFGGVDPNHYKGRHTYVPVTKKGYWKFDMGDVLIGGNSTGLCKSGCAAIVDSGTSFLTGPTAIITEINWRIGIPRRVSKACKNVVSKFGRQILDLLLKRILPRRICDILHLCFFVGPHGVSDDNAGIQSLEDEVRTSNGFIVCKACEWIVQWAVKHVADNQTEDSMLHTINEMCDHIPIPAGESFVDCGELKFMPDVAFSIGTKQFVLKPEQYIVKIGEGDDTRCMSGFSAMDAPPSGGHLWILGDIFMEAYHTVFDYGNMKIGFAETA, from the exons ATGGGAACCGGCCACGTCACGCTCCAACACCTACTCATCCTTTCCGCCGTGCTCCTCCTCGGCACGCCCGTGGAGGGCCTTGTCCGCATCGCGCTGAAGAAGCTACCGGTCGGCCAGAACCTCCTCGTCGCTGGAGAGGATGCTCAGACCTTCCTCGCGCAGCACCACGGCCTCGTCCATAACGAGGAGGCCCAGCCATTGCCAAAGAGAGATATCGTAATACTAAAGAACTACCAGAACGCTCAGTACTACGGTGAGGTCGGCATCGGAATGCCGCCACAGAACTTCACCGTCATCTTCGACACAGGCAGCTCCAACCTCTGGGTGCCCTCCTCCGAGTGCTACTCTTCG ACTGCATACCACTTGCACAAGAGTTACAAAGCCAGCCGGTCAAGCACGTACACGAAGAAAG GAAAAAGGGTATCAATTCACTACAAAACTGGTGCAATTGCTGGTTATATTAGCCAAGACAATGTGCAAGTTGGTGGTCTAGTTGTGAAAAATCAG AATTTTATTGAAGCTTCGTTGGAACCAAGTATAACTTTCATGCTTGGAAAATTTGATGGCATTGTTGGTCTTGGGTTTAAAGAAATGTCATTCTGGGGTGCCGAACCTGTTTG GTATAACATGGTTAGCCAAGGTCTGGTTGGTAGCCCCGTTTTCTCATTCTGGTTCAATCGACATGCTGGTCAAGTGAAGGGAGGAGAAATAGTTTTTGGAGGAGTTGATCCTAATCATTACAAGGGAAGACATACTTATGTTCCTGTTACTAAGAAGGGATACTGGAAG TTTGACATGGGCGACGTCTTGATTGGAGGAAACTCCACAG GATTATGTAAATCTGgttgtgcagcaatagtagactcGGGAACTTCATTTCTTACTGGCCCCACG GCGATAATTACTGAAATAAATTGGAGAATTGGTATACCTAGGAGAGTGAGCAAAGCGTGCAAGAACGTTGTTTCAAAGTTTGGGCGGCAGATCCTGGATTTGCTGCTAAAGCGG ATATTGCCAAGAAGGATATGTGACATACTTCATTTATGTTTCTTTGTTGGACCTCATGGTGTAAG TGACGACAACGCCGGTATTCAAAGTTTAGAAGATGAAGTTAGGACATCAAATGGTTTTATTGTGTGCAAAGCTTGTGAATGGATTGTTCAATGGGCGGTGAAGCATGTTGCAGATAATCAGACTGAGGATTCTATGTTGCATACCATTAACGAG ATGTGTGACCATATTCCTATCCCTGCGGGAGAATCATTCGTGGATTGTGGAGAACTTAAATTCATGCCTGACGTCgccttctccatcgggaccaaacAGTTTGTGCTCAAACCCGAACAA TACATAGTGAAGATTGGTGAGGGTGATGATACCCGGTGCATGAGTGGATTCTCAGCTATGGACGCTCCTCCTTCCGGTGGCCATCTTTG GATCTTGGGTGATATATTCATGGAAGCCTATCACACGGTCTTTGACTATGGAAATATGAAGATTGGTTTCGCCGAGACAGCATAG